The Trichoderma asperellum chromosome 6, complete sequence region TGACATGGATATCCCAGAAGGCAATCGCGATGGAACACCAGAGGGTCTTAAGAATTCCCTCTACCCTCACCAAATTGTCGCATTGacatggatgaagaagatggaggagggaaCCAACAAGGGTGGCATTCTGGCCGACGATATGGGTCTTGGTAAGACTATATCAACATTGGCCCTTATGCTGTCCCGCCCAGCAAAGTCCCGCCCTAAGGTGAGCCTCGATTAGGATACCATAGACATGGTATTTGGCAAGCTTTTTTGTGCTAACCAAGCTTTTTGTAGACCAACTTGATTATTGGCCCGCTGGCCTTGATTCGAcaatgggaagaagaaatctaCAAAAAGACGAGAGCATCACATCGACTATCTGTGTTTGTGTATCATAACAAAAAGGCGACGACCGATGATCTCCTCAAATTCGACGTTGTGTTGACGACGTATGGCACAATAGCTCAAGAGCTAAAGCGCCTGGATAAATTCATGGAAGAAAACTCGAGCCGCAACATCGATTTTAACGATCGAGCTATTGCAACCAAGTTTCCACTTTTGAACCCGAGAAAGTCCATTTTCTACCGAGTTATTCTCGATGAGGCGCAATGCATTAAAAACCAGCATACCAAGACTGCCAAGGCGTGTCACAAGTTGAGAGCGACACATCGATGGTGCCTTACTGGAACTCCTATGATGAACGGAGTTGGTGAGCTCTTTTCCCTGCTATGCTTCCTCCGCATAAAGCCATACTGTGTGTGGGAACAGTTCCGCCAGGTAATCCCCCTTCCCCTTCACTCTTTGTCTACTCCCAGAGTTCAATGAGCTAATTGTTTGCAGAGCTTTGGTGTGCTCTTTGGGAAAAACGGTGATCCCAAGAGTGTTGCCATGAATAGACTTCGTGCTCTCCTCAAGGCTATTATGCTTCGTCGTAAAAAGGACTCCCAGTTGGATGGAAAGCCTATTCTCCGGCTGCCACACAAACACGAAGAAGTCTTGTATGCCGAGCTGTCCAAAGATGAGCGCGATTTCTACAACCAACTTGAGAAGAAATCTCAGGTACAATTCAGCAAGTATCTGCGCGATGGTAGCGTGGGCAAGAACTACTCGAGCATCCTTGTTCTACTGCTTCGACTACGACAAGCATGCTGCCATCCCCATCTCAACCTGGACGTGGATGACACTGCACCAATCTCTAGTGAGGACATGCTTGAGCTAGTCAAGAGCCTAGATGCAAATATTGTGGCAAGGATCAAAGAGTCTGACGCATTTGAGTGTCCCATATGTTACGATGCTGTTCAGTCTCCTATGTTTTATATCCCTTGCGGACATGATTCTTGTCAACAGTGTCTGACTCAACTGGTTGACAGCGCAGCTGCGGCGAATCTCCAAGAGGGCAATGAAAGTGACAAGGCTAAGTGCCCTGTTTGCCGTGGACTCTTCGATCCTAGAAAGTGTTTCACCTATGATGCATTTCAAAAAGTGCATATGCCCGAATGTGTCCAACCAtcggctgctgaagaagacgacacTGACAGCTCAGACGCTGACGAAGATGGctccgacgacgacgacgacgatgatgaggtAGATCGTTATGGCGATTTGAAAGATTTCATTGTGCATGATGAACCCGAGTATGATGTAAAATCAGAAGATCAAGAGGGAatcaaaaaggaaaagaagaagaagaggaagggcaagaagaagcaagccgAAATTAAGCCCTCTATGTTGAAGACTCTTCGTCACGAAGCATCCAAAAACAGACAGGCGTTCAAGAGGTACATGAGCTACCTGAGGAAGACTTGGCTACCCGCTGCCAAAGTGTCGGAGTGCATGAACCTTTTAAAACAGATTTACGAAACCGGAGAAAAGACAATTGTGTTTTCTCAGTGGACTCTCTTGCTGGATTTACTGGAGGTGGCTATGTGGCACGACAATTATCCAGGCAAACTGAGACGATACGATGGAAGCATGAGTTCAGAGCAGCGATTTGATGCAGCAAAGGACTTCCGTGATAAGAACGACGTCAAGGTCATGCTGGTGTCTCTTCGCGCGGGAAATGCTGGACTCAATCTCACCGCAGCATCTCGCGTCGTTATCATGGATCCCTTTTGGAATCCATACATTGAGATGCAGGCTGTTGATCGCGCATACCGCATCGGCCAAAAGAAGGAGGTGAAGGTATACCGCATCCTAACCAGTGAGACTGTCGAAGATCGAATTGTCGAGCTCCAGAAtcggaagaaggagatggtGGAGGCGGCCCTCGATGAAGCCGAAAGCATGAAGATTGGACGTCTCAATGTGAATGAACTGAAATTTCTTTTCAACGGCCGCTAGAGTGCTCTCAAGATGCATTTGCGAGCTTTATaacagattttttttctttctttctgtgGTTTgttctgttttctttcttttctttctctactAACACTTTTCCCTTCTTGGGGAAATTTGAGAGATTTGAGAAGTGTTTTGCTTTTAAGATGTGTTTTATATTCCTATTTTGCGATTGCTCGCAAAGATTTGATGGTTTACCCAAAAACCTTTCCAGCGCACAAGACGCTGCTCTGGCAATAGCGGAAGGGTCAAGGATCGTATAGGTTTGCAAGGGTCGAGAAAGGCTGACACTTGACATGTTTAATGAAATTGATGATAGATATGACGATAGTTTACGCACACGCTaagatatttctttttaagtaGA contains the following coding sequences:
- a CDS encoding uncharacterized protein (EggNog:ENOG41~TransMembrane:1 (i12-35o)) — encoded protein: MRKVWRRKNTIFTFFFSFPFAFFSLGLLTMAYWFGGADMMLLDGRSVTPQRRMGPDVPATPVHNRVTPATAGPSRPHYSAAAMETPHRPLTAADGVSPASLSLRNRKRDFESTHLDAGRESSKSRRTTPIPFGVRPRAVAPPSLSDEEVEIIDLTGADVESDATYIAEQIRQADRHEQEKADREMAIFLSSQDSQPSYPRASGPPRSSDPEQPSAFDRIMATQRSNAHQAPLEILSDDELRPSNPRIESNGSHSASWNSIVAGTAPGSSFDNPYSLLSGFGDPQQLQVEYPLGAPNANSFVPGSYAAMTQPFAAASPYSNGHMQHRLNGQMPGTFPGMARAPTLASNASRTPLSDIINRTGMFDYINGLDELGNPLPSRIMDYINDSLHDPKVTEQELDDLLKNIRPDMDIPEGNRDGTPEGLKNSLYPHQIVALTWMKKMEEGTNKGGILADDMGLGKTISTLALMLSRPAKSRPKTNLIIGPLALIRQWEEEIYKKTRASHRLSVFVYHNKKATTDDLLKFDVVLTTYGTIAQELKRLDKFMEENSSRNIDFNDRAIATKFPLLNPRKSIFYRVILDEAQCIKNQHTKTAKACHKLRATHRWCLTGTPMMNGVGELFSLLCFLRIKPYCVWEQFRQSFGVLFGKNGDPKSVAMNRLRALLKAIMLRRKKDSQLDGKPILRLPHKHEEVLYAELSKDERDFYNQLEKKSQVQFSKYLRDGSVGKNYSSILVLLLRLRQACCHPHLNLDVDDTAPISSEDMLELVKSLDANIVARIKESDAFECPICYDAVQSPMFYIPCGHDSCQQCLTQLVDSAAAANLQEGNESDKAKCPVCRGLFDPRKCFTYDAFQKVHMPECVQPSAAEEDDTDSSDADEDGSDDDDDDDEVDRYGDLKDFIVHDEPEYDVKSEDQEGIKKEKKKKRKGKKKQAEIKPSMLKTLRHEASKNRQAFKRYMSYLRKTWLPAAKVSECMNLLKQIYETGEKTIVFSQWTLLLDLLEVAMWHDNYPGKLRRYDGSMSSEQRFDAAKDFRDKNDVKVMLVSLRAGNAGLNLTAASRVVIMDPFWNPYIEMQAVDRAYRIGQKKEVKVYRILTSETVEDRIVELQNRKKEMVEAALDEAESMKIGRLNVNELKFLFNGR